The sequence TGCAACAAGCTTCATCTAGCAGCAGCAGCAGAGAGGGTTTTTGGGAAGAAGGTGGCAATTGAAAAATGGCGTCAAGAACACTAGAAATAGAGAAGATGAGTGTGGAGCAACTTAAAGCACTCAAAGAACAAGCCGATCTAGAAGTGAACCTTCTTCAAGATAGCCTCAATAACATCCGTACAGCAACTACTCGACTCGAAATCGCATCTAATGCCCTTCAAGATCTGTCACTACGCCCTCAAGGTTTGTGTTGATTATCGTTTTGGTAAATACCCTTTTGGAAATTAGGTGAAAAAgattgtttttttgtttgtttgtttgtgaaGTTTATGATATGGGGTTTGGTTTGTTATGCTTTGTTTGTATTTCCAGGGAAGAAAACGTTGGTTTGTGTGAATGGTTTACTGTAAAACACCCTTTTAGGAATTAGGTGTAAAAGATTGTTCTTTTGACTTTATTGTGAAATTTATATGGGTTTTGGTTTTCTTGCTCAGGGAAGAAAATGTTGGTTTGTATCCTGTACTGCAACACAGCTTTTTAGGAATTAGGTGCTAAAGATTGTTCTTTTGACTTTATTGTGAAATTTATGATCATAAGTTTTGGTTTTTGATACTGTGTTTTCTTGCTCAGGGAAGAAAATTTTGGTTTTTTTCACTCTTTTATTGCAAAACACCCTTTTAGGAATTAGGTGTAGAAGACTGTTACTTTTGACTTCATTGTGAAATTTATGATATGGGTTTTGGTTATCTTGCTAAGGGAAGAAAATGTTGgttggtatccttcttgtaataCAAAATACCCTTTTAGGAATTAGGGGTAAAAGACTGTGCTTTTGACTTTATtgtgaagtatatgatatgGGCGGAGAAGAGCTTTGTTCAATCGATGAGTAGTATCCTTCTTTTCATGTGATGCATCCATGTAGTTCCTGCTTGTATAGAGCATTGGTATCGTTTGGAGAGATTGGTATGTCTGTTGTATACTGCCAAGTTGACCTTGTTATCTTCAATGAAAACCTTACTAACATGATATGGGTTTTGGTTTTTATACTGTGTTTTCTTGCTCAGGGAAGAAAATGTTGGTTCGTATCCCTCTTGTACTGCAAAATGCCTTTTAAGAATTAGGACTTTATTGTGAAATTTGTGATATTGGTTTTGGTTTTTTCTTACTGTGTTTCCTTGCTCAGGGAAGAAAATGTTGGTGCCTTTAACAGCGTCGTTATATGTGCCGGGAACTCTAGATGATGCTGATAAGGTTTTGGTAGATGTCGGCACTGGATATTTTGTTGAGGTATGTATTTATCTGTTGGTTGCATCTGTAATTGGGACATTTGGCTTGCTATTTATTTCTGCTAAATGAATAGATAAATCTACGatctctatctatctatctatctatctatctatatatatatatatatatatatttgatggGTATCTGGGGTGAATTAGGATAGGGTGACCATGGAGATGCTTTTGTGTATGCAACTAAAGTAAagacttttttttcttgtgtataGCAATTTCTTAGCCAAGGTTTATTTATATGTTAGTGTTTGATTTACCACAGAATTTAAGGACTTAATTTAACTTGTGAAGTATATTGGTCTAgtgaaagaaaataaacataGTAGTTGGAAAGTCAGTTTGATTTTAAGTCTTAAGAAAACATATCAGAAGTTTATATATTGAATAGTTTAGTGGACATGTATTTTTGGAAGTTGAGTAAGTAGTATAGAAATGTTGGTCTCAAACATTTTGAAGTGTAGCAAAATGGAAAGAGAGTCGTATGGGGGAGCATATTCTAAATCCATTGGTAATGTGCCTTGGTTGTTACTGACATGCTTGGTTTGGATTCTCGAGGAACTTGATGCTGTTTAAATTGTGTCGTTCTTGTCAG comes from Solanum pennellii chromosome 1, SPENNV200 and encodes:
- the LOC107009018 gene encoding probable prefoldin subunit 5; protein product: MASRTLEIEKMSVEQLKALKEQADLEVNLLQDSLNNIRTATTRLEIASNALQDLSLRPQGKKMLVPLTASLYVPGTLDDADKVLVDVGTGYFVEKTMTEGKDYCERKINLLKSNYEQLLDVATKKKSVADETGLILQAKLRQLAQAQ